Genomic segment of Juglans microcarpa x Juglans regia isolate MS1-56 chromosome 7S, Jm3101_v1.0, whole genome shotgun sequence:
AACACACACCTTGTTATGTTTCGCCGCCACCACCGTACGATCACCTGCAACTTAGGTGTGAAGAGCACGGGAGTCCGAGGGAACACCTCAAATGCCTAAGTCTGTAATTTGAGGATaacaataataatcacaataattcCCCCTTTACTTAcctgagtttttcttttatatagagTTTCATGAGTTATATTTTCTCCGTCACGGATAGTGGTTATcctttattcaaattcaaatttagagatgatgATTCATTTCCTagcaaatttgaataataaccTCATTTATCTTTTGCGAACGACTGGATAGTTATCCCGTCGGTATTAACTTATCCAGTCATTATTGGTTATGGGCTGGTTCCCTTTCTACTAAGCTGGGCTTCTCAATTATGATATGGGCTTTAGTCGTGGGTAAGGTCCTAGGTCCATTTTAGGTGTTAACAAGTCGGGATGTCCTCTCCAGTTACCCCGTAAAGTCTCATTGTGTGTGGCGTGATGGGAGTTGATTACTTGGTGTCGTTTCATTCTTTGAGGTGTGTTAGTGCTCCATTTCGTTTCCTCTACTAGGGCCCGTCAACGGTCACTTCATTTCATCTCCTATTTATTGCCTATTTTCCCCCTTCTTTTGCTCTCCCATCATGTTTTATTGCATTCCTCTTCTTCCCTTGAGTTCTTGCATTTCTCTTCTCTGGGTTCTTGCCTTTCTCTTCTTTGGGTTCTTGCCTCTTGTGTTTCTTGCAATTTCTCTCAAccttccatggcttcctcttcttccaaggGTAAGCCAGTGGTGGCTGCTCTGGACTCTTCTCCACCCCGTAACTCCCTTCCTCGAATAGTTGCTGCCCTACTAGCTTCTATTTTTGCGGGTTCTCGCTGGTCCTCTATTGTCACTTCAGGTGAGTTGGAGAATGCCCAAAATAACTTCAACATCCCTGATTCTGTTGAGTTGAAAGCTCCTTCTCCCAACCAAAAACCTATCGATGCCAAAGGTATGGCTATCTCTGTTACCCTTTATCTTGCTATGTTTACCATGGGGTTTCGATTGCCTTTTGTGCGCCCCATTCGCGACGTGTTGGACGTCTTAGGGCTTGCTTTGGCTTAGTTGGTGCCCAATGCTTGGAAAATCTTGATGGCCTGCTGTGTTTTGTGGCAACGGGTGTTGGAACCCGTGGGCGATGAATACTCAAACCTTACAGCCCGTAATTTTTTGTCCCTACATGAGTTTAGGCATCTGAATGGGAATCTCTACAGTTTTAGAGCTCGTTGGGCCTTGGTTGATTTAGAGCATAAATACTATCATGTGAATGAATGAACCAacaagattttctttattgctAACTCTGGTTGGGAATTTCCCGTCGACGAAGTTCCTAATCGGGAATTTTTCGTTAAGGCATGTTGGTTCTCTGTCCTTGACGGGGATGACTATGAACTGATTCTTTCCCCTTGAGAGGAGGCCCGTATTAGGCTAGTGGAGTCATGGGTTCAAGCTCACCCCAAACTGTGTCTCTCATATGCGCTTTTAACTCCTAGTAACATTGAGAGGTTCGTGATGGTTCTAGTCGGGCACATATTTTGGGGTGTGAGTTTTTGGGTGCCCCCCACCAGCAGGAgacttaaaaaagaagaaacatcCTGGCGAAGGcgaagaaacaaagaaatgttAAAAAGGCTCGCATCTCACCTCCTTCTGATGAGTCTACTTCACCCAAAGGTGGTTCTCTTCTTCCCTCGACGGCAGGCGGAGATACAAAATTGGTACCTCCGTAAAAACAAAGTGGGGCCAAATTGAGTTCTCCTCAAGATTTGCTTACTAAAATTGCCTCCCAGAAAGGTGGATGCACCAAGGTGGCCACTTCTCAAGAGAGACTAAGCGTTATGACCACCTATATGGATCCTTCTTTCCTTGGATGACGTCATGTTGAAAGCCAAGGAAGACCTTGATTGCTCGCGGCAGAGGTGGCCGCCGAAACTGTTACACAGCCTTCGACGACTCTAACTGATGATTCACAGCAACAATGTGATGATACTCCCGTGGAAGAGGACATTCTTATTTTCAATCCCGTCCTGCTTACCATGTTACCTTCCACTCCTGTGAGCTTCCTGCACTTTGAAACTTCTACGCCTCTACTGACCTCGCCTTCGCCAATCATTTTTGTGCCTTCTGGCGCTCCTTCGGATCTACCACAATtggaggggaagaagaagggagTCCTCAAAAGTTAATTGCGGCGCCTAGTTCCCCCTTACCTCAATGACTTTACGTGGGATTACTCCAGATTTGCCCTTTATTTTTCCAGCCTTCTTCCTTGCCAGTGGCAGAAGGGTTCGATTCTTTTCCACCTTTTAGTGTTTCTCCTCGAGGAAGTGGCGAAGCATCTATGACAACTCTTGAGGAGAATCTTGGGACTGATCAGGCTGTACCCCATTAGGATGAAACTGGTGAGATGGGGAAGCTAACAAACTGCTCAAGTCCTCTTGCTGAACCATCTGTTTGTTGTCCTTTGTTTATCACCACTGAAGCTGCCTTTCTCGAGGGGGATTTCACAAAGGTTTCATTGCCGGCTATCAAACCGAGAGGTTCCTCTAGCTCTCATCTGGTGGCTTCCCCAGCCGCCTTACCTACTCGCCGAGCAGAGGTCATCAATGCCTTTGTTCAATAGCTTCGCAGCGTTTTTGCTCCGGTATTGTTATGTTCTCCCTAATGATTTGGTTAATAATTCCAAAgacatatttttaatcatttctttctcttttactTTAGACGTTGATCGTCTTTCTGCAAACCTAGCGAATGATTGAATGCATTTGGAGGGCGAGAATAACCAACTGACCGATGAGTTGGCTCTCTTTGAGGCTCACTCCCATTCTTATGATGACGAGTTGGCCACCCTTCGAGCCCAAGTTGCTTCACTCCAGGACGAGATGGTGACTTATGCTATGGATGCTGACCACTACCGTTGAGAGGTAGTAGCAATTGCGAAAGAACAAGATGACCTTGTAACTCACCTCAATGAAGCAGAGGGAGCTGTGCAGGAGAGGGACAACTTCCTTGCCCAGGTAGAGGCGTTCAAGAATGAACGTGATGAGTTGGCTGCCTAGGTGGAGCATGTTTTGAAGAAGTGGGATGGCTTTGCCGCCAGCTTTGATCATGCGAACTTGGAAATCAAAGGATTGGCTAATCCAAATCTGAATATGATTCTCGTATGGCCTCTATTGGAGACGAAAAAGGGATTTGCTTATAAAGCTGGGGGTGGCTGAAGGGATGAAAATGAAGCCGAGAAAAAATTGGCTGACGTGAAGGGCCTCCTGAAGAACAACGATTGTCAATACCTTCAGCTTGCCGAAGTTGTTTAATCTGCCAAGAAAACAATTTCTATCTTAGAGCGTCGATTGTCTAAGACGAGATCTACCTTGGAGAATAATCAGAATGACTTAATTGGGTCCTTCCCCAGCTAGCTGCTGCCCCCAAGATTCGATTACGAGCCTAGGATATAGGCTTCAAGTTGGGGGTAAAATAGCTTCGTGAGCTCCTTCTTCGAGAACTCACAACGAATCTGCATACCTTGAAATGGAAGCCTATTCAGACTAATGAGGTTACCTTTCATTTCTGTGACTCCCTTGGTCAGGCTAAGATGCCTGACACTTTTCACCACCTATCCTAATGCCTGCTTAGCTCGGAGCTTCCTTGggatttgattttgatttttttatttttgtttacttttgtAAGCTGTTTCTGAGGCTTCTGAACTTTGTTTGTTGGTTGTGAAGTATTCATTGCTACTTTTGCATCATGATATCAACCCATGCTATTTATACCTTATGTATTAGCTTTATGTTGTTCTTGGTTGTGAGCATTACGTCGCCCATTCGAAGGAGTTTCTCTTGACCTCTTTTAACCCTTCAGGGCTAGCAGGAAAGTTCATTAATCACGTCGCCTGATGGCGAGAAGGTGTTTAACGGGAGAATTCCTCGACctttttaacctttaagtttttaggatTGGTGAGAATTTCGTCGACCACATTGCCTTTTGGTATGAAGGTGCTAACGGGAGATTTCCTTGAACATTTTACCTTTTAAGTTTTCAGGCTCATGGGAAAGTTCATCACCAATATCACATTTTGGCGTGAAGGCGTTAACGAGAGATTTCCttgaccgttttaacctttaagtttttaagCTTGtcggagagttcctcgaccacatCGCCTTTTGGCATGAAGGGGTTAAAGAGAGATTTTCttgaccgttttaacctttaagtttttaggctcgtgggaAAATTCCTCTACCACGTCGCCTTTTGGCgtgaaggtgttaacgggagatattctcgaccgttttaacctttttaAGTCCTTAGGCTCGCAtaagagttcctcgaccacaaTTTCTTTTGGCGTGCAGGTGTTGACGAGAGATTTCCTTGACCGTTTTAGCCTTAAAGTTTTTAGGttcgtgggagagttcctcgaccccATCgccttttggcgagaaggtgtttaATGGGAGATTTTCTTGACCGTTTTAATCTTTAAGTTTTTAGGTTCATGGGAGAGATCCTCCACCATGTCGCCTTTTGGCGTGAACATGTTAATGGGATAtttcctcgaccgttttaatcttttaaaatttttaggctcatgggagagttcctcgacatCATTGCCTTTTAGCGTGAAAGTGTTAACGGGAGATTTTctaccgttttaacctttaagtctttaggctcgtgggagagttcctcgaccacgtcgccttttcctttttctttttgttttttccaagtCTTGGGTACTTATTGAAAAGCCAAAAGGaacaaaaacttttttctttctttcttttaggcTCGTAGGTGCTCTGCCTTCCAGGGGTGAGGTAGCTAGCGTCTTGCGGCATCCTTGAGGTGGTAAGTCCCCCTCCTGTGACTTGCCACTACAACGTAAAGTCCCTCCCACCGAGGGCCTAACTTCCCTTCTTCTCCCGAGGTCATGCCGGTTTCCTTCAGCACTAAGTCGCCTACTTTAAATGACCTGGGCCTCACTCGCTTGTTGAAGTATTGCTCTGCTTTTCTCTTAGAACTTGCAACCCTTACTTCTGTGTCTACCCTTATCTCTCCTAATAGGTCTAGACTTTCTTCTAACCTTGTTACGTTTGCTTCTGGATCAAAACTTCTTCTTCTGTAATTTGGTAACCCGACCTCTATTGGTGCCATCGCCTCACTCCCATAAGCTAGGAAAAAATGTGTTTGGTCTGTTGAGGTCTTTTGTTGTTGTTCTGTAAGCCCACAAAATTTTTGGGAGCTTGTCGGCCCATAGCCATTTCTACCACCTATCTTTTTTTACAGTATTCCTATGATGGTTTTATTAGTTGCGTCCACTTGTCCGTTTGTCTGGCGATGGCCTGGGGAAGAGTACTTGACCTTGATTCCTAACTTTGTGCACTATTGACAATAATGTTCGGAGTCAAATTGTCTTCTATTATCTGAAATGATACACTGAGGTATCCCGAACCTGCATACTACTTCCTTCTATAGGAACTTTTTCATGCCTGAGCAGTTATTGTAGCCATCGCCTCAGCTTCTGCCCACTTTATAAAGTAGTCGATAGCTACGATAATGAATTTGGTTCCTCCTTTGCTAGGGGGCATATGGCCTACCAAGTCTATTCCCCATTGGGCGAAAGGCCATGGGGATGTTATGGACCACAACTCTTCCGGGGGTGCACTTGGGATTGGTGCATGAATCTGGCCTTTGTGAACTCCTTCACATCTTTGAGTGTGTTTGACCAATAGTACTCTACCCTTACAATCTTTATGGCAATAGATCATCCTCCTGAATGACTCTCGCAAATCCCCTCATGTACTTCATTCATCACGTACTCGACCTCTTCCTCTGTTATACATTGTAACAATGGGTTTGAGAAACCCCGCCTGTAAAGTACTCCATCAATTATGGTAAACTTGGTTGCCATGTTTTTCAACTTTCTTGCCTCTTTCCTAGATGAGGGAAGTTTGCCTgtctccaaatttttttttatatcattagcTCATCGTAGTGTGTTCTCCACGATGTGCAAACTTTCCTCTCCTACCGCTAGCCTAGCCACTACTCATAAATCAACCTTCCATGGTAGTGTTTCTTCTTGCTTTGCTGAGGTTGTGCATGCCAATTGGTCAGCCTTGGAAACAACCACAAGGTATCTTCTTGATTCGAAAGTACCTGAGATCTTTGCTTTGTTCTTGTACTTGATGAAGGTATTTTATCAGCTTGGATCCCCTTGCCAAATATTCCCATGTAATTTGCCCGACTACCACTTGTGAATCGGCTTTCATCTCGACTTCCTTGCCTCCTAATCCCTTCATGATCGCCAAACTGGCGAGTACAGCTTCATACTCAGCTTCGTTGTTTGTCACTTTGAACTCCAATCGTACTACGTGGTATGATTCTTTCCCCTCACTTGCTACTATGTACGCCCTGACTCCTCCATCTGCTCGACAGGTTGACCCATCTACATACACTTCCCATGGATTCTTCTCAGGTGGTTTGTGGTCTTCTTCTTTGAAATTGGAAAACTCTGCTACAAAATCAACTAGTATTTGCCCTTTCATACTGCTTTTTGGTATGTTGCTAATGTCGTACTCACTTAGTTCGATTGACCATTTGACCAACTGTCCTGAGGTGTCTAGTTTTTGCAATACCTTTTGTAGAGGAGACAAAGTGATTACCTTTATTGGATGGGCTTGGAAATAAGGCTGTAATTGCCTTGCCACTACTACCACTGTGAAGGCGACCAATTCCACCTTGGGATACCTGGTCTCTACTCCTTTCAACACCTTACTTACGTAATACACCAGCTCTTACTCCTTCCCTTCCTCTCGTATCAACGCAGCAGATATTGTGTGTGGAGTTACTGCAAGTACAATGACAATAACTCTCCTGGCTTGGTGTGGCTGAGCAATGGTGGCTTGATGAGATACTCTTTTAACTGAGTAAATACTTCTTCGCATTTGGCATCCCACTCTCGTGTTTTCTTAAGCACCTTAAAGAAAGGAAGGCATTTATCTATTGATCGGGATACATATCTGTTCAGAGCTGCAATCTTGCCTGCCAGTTTTTCTACTTCGTTCAAGTTTGTGGGCGACTTCATCTCAATTATTGCTCTGAGTTTCTTGGAATTTGCTTCGATTCCTTTTTCTGACACCATAAAATTTAGGAATTTTCCCGACTGTACTCCAAATGTGCATTTCATTGGGTTGAACTTCATTTGGTACTGACGTAGAACCTAAACAAGCCTCCCTAAGGTCTTTTATGTGTTGGTAAAACTCCCTGTTTTTTACTAGTAGATCATCGACGTACACCTCCATGCTGCTCTCGATTTggtttttaaacattttgttatCCAACCTTTGGTAGGTTGCCCCAGCGTTCCTCAAGCTAGACAGCATTACCTTATAGCAATATAGTCCCTGGTCAGTTATGAAACCAGTTTTCTGCTAATCAACCTTTTTCATCCTGTTTGATTGTATCCCTagtaggcatccataaaacttaACATTTTATGCCCCGTCATTGCATCTACAATTAGATCTATCCTCGGTAATGGGAAACTGTCTTTCGGGCAAGACTTGTTGAGGTCGATAAAATCCATACACATTCGTCACTTACCGTTAGATTTTTTTACCAGCACCACGTTAGACAACCACTCTGGATAATATGCTTCTTTGATGAATCCAGCTGCTAATAACTGATCTACCTCCTCCGCAATTCCTTCGTCCTTCTCTGTATTAAAGTTTctgttattttgttttactGGGCATACCTTTGGGTCTACATTCAGCTCATGTTCAATGACTTCCTTGCCTATCCTTAGCATATCTTTATGACTCTATGCGAATACGTCTTTATAGTCTAGAAGAAAATCTATCAGTTGTAGTCTTTCTTCTTGTGCTAATTTTGTCCCGATTTTTACATGGCTTTCAGGATGATTCTACTCAAGGGTGACTAGCTCTAGAGGCTCATCTGCCTCCCCATGCTTCAGGGTATCTTCATCTCTAGTCTCTAACTCTGTCGCCGTTACTTGTGGTCTTAGTGCGAGGATCGTCTGCTCTTCAGAATCCACGATACTGACCTCTCCTCGCCCTTGTCTAAGTTCCTACACATAACATTCTCTGGCCAAGACCTACTCGCCACGTACTTTGCCTATTCCTGTTGGTCCGTGCACCTCGCCTACTGGTAACTTCATTTTTAGATGATAGATCGAGGTAATGGCCTTTAATGCATTCAATGTAGGCAACCCAATGATTGCATTGTATGCCAATCGAGTTCTCACTACTAAAAACTCAATCATCGCCGAGGAGACATAAGGGTCCGTGCCTATAGATATTGGTAACGTAATGGACCCCATTGGTTGCATTGCATCTCCAGTAATCTCTTTCAATGTAATTGGTGTTGGTTTTAACTTTTCTTCGCTGATTCCCATTTTGCTGAAAGCATCTCAGAACAAGATATTCGCCGAGCTTCCATTGTCGATCAATATTCTTTTGGTGGTAAAATTTGCCACCAAGATTATTATCACCAAAGCATCATCATAAGGACACACAACCCCTCGGCAATCTTCCTCGTCAAAAGATATCATTGGGGATCCTCGTACTCAGGGCTGTTTGATGGGCCTCTCTATGTTATAGACTTTTTCATATCTTGCCCACCTTGCATAGGCCTTTCATCCTGAGGAAGTTGGGCAACCTCCTGCATATCCACCGGCAATAGTGTCAATCTTGCCCAGAGGttgatttctttgattttcatctGCTCTCGTTCTTCGGTCCTAGGTTCATTTGACCTCATCTCCCTTCTCGAGGATTCCCATCGCCGGGGCCTCTTACTTCTTTGTTTCTTGTGCTTATTCTTTCGTTCATTTGTTCaccgtggggggggggggtcacaTTTTGGGCGATCAATCGCTCCAACCAGCCATTGTTCCTCATTTCTTCTACTTCTCGTTTCAGGTTGTAATAGTCCTCGGTTCTGTGTCCCCTCCTCGTCTTATGATAAGTGCACTACTACTTGATTTGTTGTTCATTCTTAGTTGGTTCTTCTTCCTTTACTTTTTCTAAATAGTGTACATAACCTCCGTTATGCCTTCTTACATTACTATCCTGTCTTGACTCTTGTTGGTCTCTCTTGGCCTTTTGACCTTCATCTCGGTCTTTCCTCTGTCCTCCTTTCGTTTCCTGCTCACTCATTCTTTCTGGTTGGGTAGTTAAGGCGATCAGGGTATCTTTAGTATTAACAAAATCATCACCTGTCCATGAACTCTCATAAGGTGGAAGGGGTTTTTCGGGCCAGCTCGGCCATGAAAGGGCTTCTCAGCCAAACACCTCCCAATAGTACTTCTAGCATgattttctcatcttggtcatcgatcgtcatcttttttttattgaagcatgttaaatatgctttcaaactttcatcctCTCGTTGTTTGAAAGTCAATAAGTATGCGACGGGTCTTCTGCGCTTTCTATTCGCCATGAATTGAGTCAAGAACTGTCGACCCAGCTCTTCGAAGCTCTCTATGGAGTTTGGTTGTAGTGCACCAAACCATCCTCTCGCCGATCCATTTAGGCTCAAAGGGAAAGCTCTACAAACAATTTCCCTTGGGGACCGGTGAAGCATCATACGAGTTTTGAAAGTCTCAAGGTGCTCCATGGGATCTTTCGAGACATCGTATAGGTCCATTGATGGTACTTTAAGTTTTGCGAGCAGGGGGCATCGTTAAGATCTCCGTAGAAAACGGTAGATTTATGTTGGACAGCAACTAATCGACTGAAGAAGACGTTCCTATCTTCTTGGCCATCTTTACATACTTGTACATTAAGCTACGTATGTCATGGTGCAATTTCTTCCCTTCCTCGTTCTCCTGATGGCCTTTTCCTGCGCTATTTGCCTCCATCTCTACGTAGTCAGCCTGATTAGGTGTTGCATCCTAGCCTGACGGCCCATTTCGTGACTCAAGAGTCTCATTTTCCTTACGCAAGGACTCCAACTCCATGGTAAGCTTCTTTATCATCTCTTCCATTTCCGCAATCTTCTCCTCCATGCTTTGTGAATTTTCTCCCTGATCTCTAGTTGCTTGAGACCGAGTTGTGATGAGCATGTGAAAAGCATGCAAGGTGTGAGACTTAagaatcccacagacggcgccaactgttatggacgtgtttcactgCCATCACCTCACGATCACCTGCAAAAAGTGTGAAGAGCACGGGGGTCCGAGGGAACgtctctgatgcctaagttagtaatttgaggataataataataatcacaataattcCCCCTTTACTTACCTAggtttttcctttatatagagCTTCATGAGTTATCTTTTCTCCCTCATGAATAGTGGTTATcctttattcaaattcaaatttagacATGATGATTCATTTCCTagcaaatttgaataatagcCTCCTTTATCTTTTGCCAACGACTAGGTAGCTATCCCGTCGGTATTTGTTTATCCTGTCGTTATTGGTCATGGGCTGGTTCCGTTTGTACTAGGCTAGGCTCCTCAGTCATGACATGTCAATTTCAGGGCCTAAGTCGTGGGTAAGGGCCTAGGTCTATTTCAAGGGTTAACCGGTCGGGATGTCCTCTCCACGCTCTGTTTTATTTGAAGTTCTGGTAGACTAAAGGCTTGGAGAGACAACCTCTTACCACCAAGGTATGCCTAGGTTGATTTACCCTGCTCAAGAATTGTCCCTTCCATCACATATTAACCATTATTTTAAGATTAGGTTTTGAACGTCACTGGCTTATCACAGGGCAATGGGATCAACCCTAGACAGCGTCGATGCACTCGCTAAATTTGACAGGCCGCCAATGAAATTACATATAGAAATTTAGAGTATTTCATCTTGCATTTTGCATTGTATTGTTATGACATGGACTATAGGTATTACTGGAGATTTAcacctctgttttttttttttttttttttttttttttttgtatgataaATTTGTGATTTATGTGAAGTTGTGGTATTGTGGGCGGAGAATTAATGTATGTGGCTACACGGGTTGAATTGTTGGCTATTGAATTGATATGTGATGGCTCCGGTTGTTATGCTGCTGTTAGGGTGGTGATGTTGGGCTGTTTGGGATTGTTGTGGCTATTTGGTTGTTTTGGAATGACTTTGGCTATTTGTGGGTTTATATGTTGCATTTTGTGGTTGTTTTATGGCTATTTGTGGGATGATGTTGGTCTAGTTGTGTTGGATGTGTTGTGAGTTGCATGGATGCTCGGGGTTGACatgttggctgtttcgggtttatACGTGGGCTGTTGAGTAGACACtggttgttttggatttttatgtTTGCTATTGGTGTGGATGTACAAGTTGGGTTATGTAAAGTCCGTCCTCATggtgagattttagaaaatagtttttaagaaaatgagacAGGAATTACTaacccttttaatttttttttccttcctagTATATGAaagattctaaatttaaaactaaaacctattctata
This window contains:
- the LOC121240831 gene encoding uncharacterized protein LOC121240831 encodes the protein MLRIGKEVIEHELNVDPKVCPVKQNNRNFNTEKDEGIAEEVDQLLAAGFIKEAYYPEWLSNVVLVLQKLDTSGQLVKWSIELSEYDISNIPKSSMKGQILVDFVAEFSNFKEEDHKPPEKNPWEVYVDGSTCRADGGVRAYIVASEGKESYHVVRLEFKVTNNEAEYEAVLASLAIMKGLGGKEVEMKADSQVVVGQITWEYLARGSKLIKYLHQVQEQSKDLRYFRIKKIPCGCFQG